The Nitrospiraceae bacterium genome has a window encoding:
- a CDS encoding response regulator: protein MEFKSGFFLSESECNGRVLVVDDEPDIRKVVKMTLTKAGYEVLEAENGEKAIEAINSGENRLLLDVVVCDIRMPKINGVEAIAYFQKEWPRVPIIVLTGFPDTDMATTFLRSGVVDYLVKPVEGDKLRSAVARAMEQRELARL, encoded by the coding sequence ATGGAGTTCAAATCCGGATTCTTCCTGAGCGAGTCGGAATGCAACGGTCGAGTGCTCGTCGTGGACGATGAACCAGATATCCGCAAGGTCGTGAAGATGACCCTGACCAAGGCCGGTTACGAAGTGCTCGAGGCAGAGAACGGAGAAAAGGCCATCGAGGCCATCAACTCCGGTGAAAACCGCCTCCTGCTCGACGTCGTGGTGTGCGACATCCGAATGCCCAAGATCAACGGCGTGGAAGCCATCGCCTACTTCCAGAAAGAATGGCCCCGCGTACCGATCATCGTCTTGACGGGCTTCCCCGACACCGACATGGCCACGACCTTTTTGCGGAGCGGCGTCGTAGACTACTTGGTGAAGCCTGTGGAAGGTGACAAGCTCCGGTCGGCCGTGGCTCGCGCCATGGAACAGCGGGAGTTGGCCCGCCTCTGA